The Streptomyces rimosus genomic interval ATCGCGGAACGCTCCCGGGCCCGGCCGGGGCCGGGCACCGGCTCTCAGCTGCCCTCCGTCAGTCCGGCGGCCGCCGCGCCCCGGCTGAGCACCGCCTCGCGGATGCCCGCGCGGACGTCCTCGTGGCCTCCGGTGACGGCGAGGTTGAGCATGCGCAGCGGCGGCCCGCTCGCGGAGAGCTGAGGGATGAACTCGGCCTTGGTGACCCGCCAGCGCTGCCCCTCCCCCGCGGGCGGCTCGAAGCGGAAGCGGGCGATGGTGCCCCAGTTGCCGCGCGGCTTCTCCATGATCCCGGCGATCTGGTCGCCCATGCCGTAGACGACCCAGGTTCCGGCCAGCTTCTCGTACGGCTGCGGGGTGTGCGCGTGGGTGCCGATGACGAGGTCGATGTCCGGGCGGCCGCCGGTGTGCGACCCGGTGAGCGCCTTGGCCACCTTCAGCTGCTGCGCGTCCGGCTCGGTCTGGTACTCGGTGCCCCAGTGCGGGCTGACCACGACGACGTCGGCGCCGGCCCGGCGGGCGGCCCGCGCGTCCGCGATGATCTTGTCGGCGTCGATGACGTTGACCGACCAGGGCTTGCCCTGCGGGAGCGGGACCCCGTTGGTGCCGTACGTGTACGACAGCTGCGCCACGCGCGCCCCGCCGGGCGCCTTCAGCAGCGCGGGCCGGGTGGCCTCGGCGGCGTCCCGGGCGGAGCCCGCGTGCTTGATCCCGGCCCGGTCCAGTGTGTCGAGGGTGCGCCGGACGCCGTCGGCGCCGTCGTCCAGGGTGCGGTTGGAGGCCGTGGAGCAGGAGTCGTAGCCGGTGGCCCGGAGCGCGTCGGCCACCTGGGGCGGCGCCTTGAAGGCGGGGTAGCCGGTGAACGGTCCGCCGTCCGGCCCGAAGGGCGTCTCCAGGTGGCAGATCGCCAGGTCGGCGCCCTCGATCACGGGTTTCACGCCGTCCAGGAGGGGCCGGTAGTCGTAGCCGTCGCCCCCGGCGTCCCGGCGGGCCGTGTCCAGTACGGAGGGGTACGAGGCGATCACGTCCCCGGAGGCGGCGAGGGTGAAGCCGGCGGAGGCGCGGTGGCCGGAGTGCTGGGGTGCGGCGGGGCCGGGGCTCCCGGGCGTCCGGGCGGCGGGCCGCCCGGCGCCCTGCGGGGCGGCGCAGCCCGCGGCCATCGCTATGAGGAAGAGGGCGGCGCCGTACGGTCGGTGCAGGCTCATGCCACACGCATAACAGCACAAATGCCGTAATAAACTGATTAACCGACCGGGAGACTCCGGTGGCCCCGCACCATCCCCCGGCCGGGCCCGCCCCGGCTCGCGCCCCCGCGCCGAGCCCAGCGTGCGGCGCCCGCCACCGGAGCCCTTCACCTGTGGACAATCCGTTCGAGCCGGGCCCGTCGCGCGGCTACGCTGCCCGAATGGCCCGACCAGCCCCGCCGAACGACGACCTCTTCCCGCCCGGCCTCCCCGTGTACGCCGCCATGGGACGCACCGCCTCCGGACGCGCATGGCTGGACGGACTGCCCGCCACCGTCCAGGCCCTCCAGGAGGAGTGGGATCTGCGGCTCGGCGCGCCTCTGCACGGCGGCAGCTGCTCGTGGGTGGCTCCCGTGGAGCTGCCGGACGGCGGCGAGGCGGTGCTCAAGGTGACCTGGCCGCACCGCGAGGCCGCCGGAGAGGCCGTGGCCCTGCGCGCGTGGGACGGCGACGGCGCCGTACGGCTGCTACGGCACGACCGGGAGCGGTACGCCCTGCTGGTCGAGCGCTGCACGCCGGGCGAGCAGCTGGACGACAGCCCGCTCCCGCCCGCCGAACGACTGCTGCTGGCCGCCGGTCTGCTGCGCGGCCTGTGGTCCGCGCCCGCGCCGCCCGACGGCGACCTGGAGCAGGTCGCCGACGTATGCGCCGAATGGGCCGACATGGTCGAGGAACGCATGGCGCGGCTGCGCCCCGGCTACGACCCGGGTCTCGTCCGGCTCGGCGCCCGTCTGCTGCGCGAGCTCCCGGCCACCGCCACCCGCGAGGTCGTCGTGCACGGCGACTTCAACCCCGGCAACGTCCTGTCCGCCCGGCGCCGCCCATGGCTGGCCATCGACCCCAAACCCATGATCGGCGACCCGGGATACGACCCATGGCCCCTCCTGGAACAGATCGACGCCCCCTTCGAGCACCCCGACCCCCGCCCGGTCCTGCGCGACCGCTTCGCCCTGGTGGCCGACGCCCTCGACGAGGACCCGGCCCGCCTGTCGGCCTGGGCAGCGGCCCGCACCATCGAGAACGCCCTGTGGTGCGCCGACCACGGCGACGTGCCGGGCGGGACGGAGGAGATGGAAGTGGCGGGGGTGCTGGCGTCGTTGGCGGGGGTGTGAGGGGAGCCGCTCCCGCCGTACGCGTTGCCGCCGACGCCCCTCTCCAGCTCGGGCGACCTCGAAACCGTACTGCTGCACCGCGCCCGCTTCGCCCTGGTAGTCACAACCTTCGGCGAGGACCCGGCCCGCCTGTCGGGCGGGGCCGAGGAACTGGAAGTGGCGGAAGCGCGGGAGTGTGAGGGGAACTGCCGGGACCGGTCGCGGGTCCCGGCAGGTCGGGGCGTGGTTCAGGCGACCTCGATCCCGTACTCCTGCACCAGGGCCTCCAGGCCGCCTTCGTATCCCTTGCCGCCGATGACGAAGTCCCAGTCGCCGTTCGCGCGGCGGCGGAACGAGCCGAGGACCAGGGCGGTTTCGCCGGGGCGGCCGTCCGAGACCTCCAGCTGGCCCTGTTCGGTGCCGGATTCGTCGACGAGGCGGATGCGCGCGTCGGTGAAGCCGGACAGGTCGGCGTGCGGGTCGGCCTCCGGGTCGATGGCCGCGACGAGGACGAGGCGGTCGGCGGTGGCGGGCAGGGCCTCGAAGACCACCTGCATCGCGGCGCGGTCGGGCGCGAAGCCGGAGAGCATGCGGACCGTGCCGTCCGGGGTGCGCGGGTTGTTGTAGAAGACGAAGTGGTCGTCGCTCAGGACGCGGTTGCCCTGGCAGACCAGTGCGCAGACGTCCAGGGCGACGCTGCCGGACCAGTTCATGCCGAGGATGTTGCCCGCGGCCCCGTCCTCCTCCGGGGGCTCGGGCGTCCGCTCGGCGCTTTCCTCGGCGGGCGCCGGCCGCTGGGCCGGGACCGCGGCGTTCCCCAGGCGCCCACGCAGCCCGTGGCGGGCCAGCAGGTCGACCAGTTCGGGGCCGCCTACGAGGGTGAGCGGTTTGCCGTTGGCGAAGGCGTGCGCACCGGGGCCGAAGCGGGACGTGGTGACGAGCACGCCCTTGTTGGCGCCCTCGGACTGCACGGTGCCGAACAGGTCCCGTACGGCCGACGGCGGCACCGTGTTGCGGTAGCGCTTCACCTGCACGATGATCTTGCCGCCGCGGATCGGGTCGGGGTCGAGCGCGTCCACGTCCACGCCGCCGTCCCCGGACCGCTGCGTCGTCACGGCCTGCATGCCCATCGCCCGGAACAGCTCGGCGACCAGCCCCTCGAAGGCGATCGGGTCCATGGCGAACAGGTCGGGCTCGTCCTCGCCGCCGTGCGTGACCACACCGCCGCCCACGTCGCCCGGC includes:
- a CDS encoding CapA family protein, producing the protein MSLHRPYGAALFLIAMAAGCAAPQGAGRPAARTPGSPGPAAPQHSGHRASAGFTLAASGDVIASYPSVLDTARRDAGGDGYDYRPLLDGVKPVIEGADLAICHLETPFGPDGGPFTGYPAFKAPPQVADALRATGYDSCSTASNRTLDDGADGVRRTLDTLDRAGIKHAGSARDAAEATRPALLKAPGGARVAQLSYTYGTNGVPLPQGKPWSVNVIDADKIIADARAARRAGADVVVVSPHWGTEYQTEPDAQQLKVAKALTGSHTGGRPDIDLVIGTHAHTPQPYEKLAGTWVVYGMGDQIAGIMEKPRGNWGTIARFRFEPPAGEGQRWRVTKAEFIPQLSASGPPLRMLNLAVTGGHEDVRAGIREAVLSRGAAAAGLTEGS
- a CDS encoding aminoglycoside phosphotransferase family protein produces the protein MARPAPPNDDLFPPGLPVYAAMGRTASGRAWLDGLPATVQALQEEWDLRLGAPLHGGSCSWVAPVELPDGGEAVLKVTWPHREAAGEAVALRAWDGDGAVRLLRHDRERYALLVERCTPGEQLDDSPLPPAERLLLAAGLLRGLWSAPAPPDGDLEQVADVCAEWADMVEERMARLRPGYDPGLVRLGARLLRELPATATREVVVHGDFNPGNVLSARRRPWLAIDPKPMIGDPGYDPWPLLEQIDAPFEHPDPRPVLRDRFALVADALDEDPARLSAWAAARTIENALWCADHGDVPGGTEEMEVAGVLASLAGV